From Diospyros lotus cultivar Yz01 chromosome 4, ASM1463336v1, whole genome shotgun sequence, a single genomic window includes:
- the LOC127800060 gene encoding uncharacterized protein LOC127800060 codes for MASSSVIAILANLLALQLWPATGNIRSPQLSSLFDDVCKEVECGKGTCKSSQNSTFLFECQCDPGWKQTLSHHDNGLKFLPCVIPNCTLNYACTEGAPPAQDKEVQANKSFFDPCHWASCGGGICNKTSPFTHKCECRVGYYNLLNTSTFPCFSQCAIGMDCSGLGIATTNTTTSPTASLGDNGPNRGISVGRGNGIWLISVAMALAFHFWK; via the exons ATGGCATCTTCCAGCGTTATTGCTATATTGGCAAATCTTCTTGCTCTCCAGCTTTGGCCTGCCACTGGCAACATCCGATCGCCTCAGCTCTCCTCATTATTCg ATGATGTGTGCAAAGAAGTGGAATGTGGAAAGGGGACCTGCAAATCTTCACAAAATAGTAcgttcttgtttgaatgccagTGTGATCCTGGATGGAAGCAGACTCTATCCCACCATGATAATGGTCTCAAGTTCCTCCCTTGTGTCATTCCCAACT GTACCCTGAACTATGCTTGCACGGAAGGTGCCCCTCCTGCTCAGGATAAGGAAGTCCAAGCAAATAAGTCATTCTTTGATC CTTGCCACTGGGCTAGTTGCGGGGGCGGCATCTGCAACAAGACATCGCCATTCACACACAAGTGTGAATGCAGAGTGGGCTATTACAATCTACTCAACACCAGTACTTTCCCTTGCTTCAGTCAAT GTGCAATTGGGATGGACTGCTCGGGCCTTGGGATCGCGACAACGAACACAACAACTTCTCCCACAGCTAGTTTGGGAGATAATGGTCCAAACCGAG GCATCTCGGTAGGGCGAGGAAATGGCATTTGGTTGATTAGTGTGGCGATGGCGTTAGCTTTTCACTTTTGGAAGTAG